A region from the Methylovorus glucosotrophus genome encodes:
- a CDS encoding lipocalin family protein gives MLHRLFVIALLSLLTACMGVPPGAEPVTKVDAQRYLGKWYEIARLDHSFERGLEQVSANYSPREDGGIKVINRGYDPEKAKWQEAEGKAYFLKPADADGRYPGMLKVSFFGPFYGAYNILVLDPDYQHVLVSGPDTSYLWILSRTPQLPQKTLEPLLAKAKSLGFATDKLIYPRQPEKP, from the coding sequence ATGCTTCATAGACTGTTTGTAATTGCACTGCTCAGCCTGCTGACCGCGTGTATGGGCGTGCCACCTGGCGCCGAACCTGTTACCAAGGTAGACGCCCAACGTTATCTGGGAAAATGGTATGAAATCGCCCGCCTCGACCACAGCTTCGAGCGTGGCCTGGAGCAGGTATCTGCCAACTACTCTCCGCGTGAAGATGGCGGCATCAAGGTGATCAACCGTGGCTATGACCCGGAAAAGGCCAAATGGCAGGAAGCCGAAGGCAAAGCCTATTTTCTGAAACCTGCGGATGCGGATGGGCGCTACCCCGGCATGCTGAAAGTGTCTTTTTTCGGGCCATTTTACGGGGCTTATAACATTCTGGTGCTGGATCCCGACTATCAGCATGTACTGGTCAGCGGGCCGGATACGTCTTATCTCTGGATACTGTCCCGCACGCCGCAACTCCCGCAAAAAACACTGGAGCCCCTGCTGGCAAAAGCCAAAAGCCTGGGCTTTGCCACCGACAAGTTGATATATCCGCGTCAGCCGGAGAAGCCATAA
- a CDS encoding BON domain-containing protein: protein MDDLSAEFTMSDYIADSFTLSPPARMPDNIAKARELEPPVVLTQDEQIRNTVLQRLSADPYFKGFDIEVESKRCIVVLKGQLGSYDQIACAYRHAVTVEGVKAVYNGLVCNYH, encoded by the coding sequence ATGGATGACTTGTCCGCCGAATTCACGATGTCAGATTACATTGCTGATAGCTTCACCCTCTCGCCCCCAGCCCGCATGCCGGACAATATTGCCAAAGCCCGTGAGCTGGAGCCTCCTGTCGTATTGACGCAGGATGAGCAGATTCGCAACACGGTCTTGCAACGCTTGTCTGCCGATCCGTATTTCAAGGGGTTTGATATTGAGGTGGAATCCAAGCGCTGCATCGTCGTATTGAAAGGCCAGCTCGGCAGCTACGACCAGATCGCCTGCGCTTATCGCCATGCGGTGACCGTGGAGGGCGTCAAGGCCGTATACAACGGGCTGGTCTGCAACTACCACTAA
- a CDS encoding YaiI/YqxD family protein, giving the protein MKIWVDADACPVVIKEILYRAAERCRLPTVFVANKLLRLPPSPYLQAMQVPGGFDVADNEIVEKLEAGDLVITADIPLAAAVIAKDGHALNPRGEMYDKANIHERLSMRNLMETLRSSGVELSGPATLNQQDRQAFAASLDRFLARLPRSGTSPEES; this is encoded by the coding sequence ATGAAGATATGGGTAGACGCCGACGCCTGCCCGGTCGTCATCAAGGAAATACTTTACCGGGCGGCGGAACGCTGCCGCCTGCCCACGGTGTTTGTTGCCAACAAGCTGCTGCGCTTGCCGCCCTCCCCCTATCTGCAAGCTATGCAGGTGCCGGGCGGGTTTGATGTGGCGGACAATGAAATTGTAGAAAAGCTGGAAGCGGGCGATCTGGTCATCACGGCCGATATTCCGCTGGCGGCCGCGGTGATCGCCAAGGATGGGCATGCGCTCAACCCGCGCGGTGAAATGTACGACAAGGCCAATATCCACGAGCGGCTCAGCATGCGCAATCTCATGGAAACCCTGCGTAGCAGCGGCGTGGAACTCTCGGGCCCTGCCACACTCAACCAGCAGGACAGGCAAGCCTTTGCCGCTTCGCTGGATCGTTTTCTGGCGCGCCTGCCGCGCTCTGGAACTTCACCTGAGGAATCATGA
- a CDS encoding BON domain-containing protein: MNLSSMLGDMMTTLRVKTSLLREAGLLGLTIGVATRHGVVYLSGKIASYGDIAEAMAIARGVAGVRSVQNGCQLRHA; the protein is encoded by the coding sequence ATGAACCTCTCTAGCATGCTGGGCGATATGATGACGACATTACGCGTAAAAACCAGCCTGCTGCGAGAGGCGGGTTTGCTCGGCCTCACCATAGGCGTGGCAACACGCCATGGTGTGGTGTACCTGAGCGGCAAGATTGCTTCCTATGGTGATATTGCCGAGGCGATGGCAATCGCGCGTGGCGTGGCGGGCGTGCGCTCGGTACAAAACGGCTGCCAACTCCGTCATGCTTGA
- a CDS encoding BON domain-containing protein produces MKKIRTSHIATLALIAGVGFGSTAAFAFGTADTIDQTPLATEFRNLDTNSNDLLTPAEASKDKLFTKKHFKAADVDGDGTLDQKEYSEYKSKDQQKNAKRVINDSVITSKIKANILKDEGFKGLEISVETHNGVVQLSGFVENKAQIDRAKEIAAGTEGVKSVHNSLIVKG; encoded by the coding sequence ATGAAAAAAATCCGCACATCCCATATCGCAACACTGGCGCTGATCGCTGGTGTAGGTTTTGGTAGTACCGCTGCATTTGCCTTTGGCACCGCAGACACCATAGACCAGACCCCTCTGGCCACCGAATTTCGCAACCTGGATACCAACAGCAATGACCTGCTGACACCAGCAGAAGCCTCCAAGGACAAGCTGTTCACCAAAAAACACTTCAAGGCAGCCGATGTGGATGGCGATGGAACGCTGGATCAAAAGGAATACTCTGAATACAAGTCGAAAGACCAGCAGAAGAATGCCAAGCGCGTTATCAACGACAGCGTGATCACCAGCAAGATCAAAGCCAACATCCTGAAGGATGAAGGTTTCAAGGGTCTGGAAATTTCCGTGGAAACACACAATGGCGTCGTGCAATTAAGCGGTTTTGTTGAAAACAAAGCCCAGATTGACCGCGCCAAGGAAATTGCTGCCGGTACCGAAGGTGTTAAATCCGTACACAACAGTCTGATTGTAAAGGGCTAA
- a CDS encoding BON domain-containing protein, translated as MNTAFMKHLLMAVALTGMAASLPAMARPDDITENPQIEAFKKLDVNKDGVLSVKEAGKDSLFNTTHFAKADLNKSGTLDQQEYMDYKSAEQNKEVERIADDSVITASIKAAILKEEGFKGLQISVETHRGVVLLSGFVDAQAQVSTAERLASETTGVISVKNSLIVKR; from the coding sequence ATGAACACAGCGTTTATGAAACATCTTCTCATGGCGGTGGCGCTCACAGGCATGGCCGCCAGTTTGCCTGCCATGGCCAGGCCCGACGATATCACGGAAAATCCCCAGATTGAGGCATTCAAAAAGCTGGATGTGAACAAGGATGGCGTGCTCAGCGTAAAAGAAGCGGGCAAGGATTCCCTGTTCAATACCACGCATTTTGCCAAGGCCGACCTCAACAAAAGCGGCACACTGGATCAGCAGGAATACATGGATTACAAATCTGCCGAACAAAACAAAGAGGTGGAACGTATCGCGGATGACAGCGTGATTACTGCCAGTATCAAGGCGGCGATCCTGAAAGAAGAGGGGTTCAAGGGCTTGCAGATCAGTGTGGAAACCCATCGTGGCGTGGTGCTACTCAGCGGTTTTGTGGATGCGCAGGCACAAGTGAGCACGGCCGAGCGCCTGGCCAGTGAAACCACAGGTGTGATATCCGTGAAGAATAGCCTGATCGTAAAACGCTAG